One genomic segment of Amycolatopsis sp. WQ 127309 includes these proteins:
- a CDS encoding response regulator transcription factor has protein sequence MKPVEVTVLASDPITHAGAVSLLESHPDVRITDLVPDVLLVMEEHVTEAVLGEIRAAKASHVVLVVEHFRESDLMSVLESGVVAILPRRDTGGSELVTAVMAAGDGTANLPPRLQGALLSQVQRMRRDVLEPNGLTLSGLAARECDVLRLVAEGFGTEEIAAKLCYSERTVKNVLYGLMTRCGLNNRAHAVAYALRAGAI, from the coding sequence ATGAAGCCCGTCGAAGTGACCGTCCTCGCCTCGGACCCGATCACGCACGCCGGCGCGGTGAGCCTGCTGGAGTCCCATCCGGACGTCCGGATCACCGACCTGGTGCCCGACGTGCTGCTGGTGATGGAGGAGCACGTCACCGAGGCGGTGCTGGGCGAGATCCGGGCGGCCAAGGCCTCGCACGTCGTGCTGGTCGTGGAGCACTTCCGCGAGAGCGACCTGATGTCGGTGCTGGAGAGCGGCGTCGTGGCGATCCTGCCGCGCCGCGACACGGGCGGGTCCGAGCTGGTCACAGCGGTGATGGCGGCCGGCGACGGCACGGCGAACCTGCCGCCGCGGCTGCAGGGGGCGCTGCTTTCGCAGGTCCAGCGCATGCGCCGGGACGTCCTCGAGCCGAACGGGCTCACCCTCTCCGGGCTGGCCGCCCGTGAGTGCGACGTGCTGCGCCTGGTCGCCGAGGGCTTCGGCACCGAGGAAATCGCCGCGAAGCTGTGTTATTCCGAGCGGACCGTGAAGAACGTCCTCTACGGCCTGATGACCCGCTGCGGGCTCAACAACCGCGCCCACGCCGTCGCCTACGCGCTGCGGGCGGGCGCGATCTGA
- a CDS encoding WXG100 family type VII secretion target, whose product MTVSRQRFDFTLADLVLDRMGSITGGLGDLLAELESTVEPGLAGWTDEARERYLRAKSDWARAAERMPDCVDRAREAFGELARGYDEAGS is encoded by the coding sequence ATGACCGTGTCCCGCCAGCGGTTCGACTTCACCCTCGCCGACCTGGTGCTCGACCGGATGGGGTCGATCACCGGCGGCCTCGGCGACCTGCTGGCCGAGCTGGAGTCCACTGTGGAGCCGGGGCTGGCCGGCTGGACCGACGAGGCGCGGGAGCGGTACCTGCGGGCCAAGAGCGACTGGGCCCGGGCGGCCGAGCGGATGCCGGACTGCGTCGACCGCGCGCGGGAGGCGTTCGGCGAGCTGGCCCGCGGCTACGACGAGGCCGGTTCTTGA
- a CDS encoding WXG100 family type VII secretion target produces MSSAAPTDDMKCAAVRFASAIEAANSQLRDVNSEMATLQAAWRGEAAVRFGQAMNDWEQEFDVILTRLAWLLEATGGRVPRQRSGGPGGT; encoded by the coding sequence ATGAGTTCAGCCGCGCCGACGGACGACATGAAGTGCGCCGCTGTGCGTTTCGCGTCCGCCATCGAGGCCGCGAACTCCCAGCTCCGCGACGTCAACAGCGAGATGGCGACCCTGCAGGCGGCGTGGCGCGGCGAGGCCGCGGTGCGCTTCGGCCAGGCGATGAACGACTGGGAGCAGGAGTTCGACGTGATCCTCACCCGGCTCGCGTGGCTGCTGGAGGCCACCGGCGGCCGGGTCCCCCGGCAGCGGTCCGGCGGGCCGGGCGGGACATGA
- a CDS encoding BTAD domain-containing putative transcriptional regulator, which yields MSAADSAAPRLQLLGPVQAWRGDTELDLGSAHRRTVLAALAMNPNRTVSREELIDAVWGEAPPQSAQGSIYTYVSGLRRSLEPGRAKGEGPQLLASIGSGYSLCLDAEAIDVHRFEALREQAQRRQSAGDLRGARETLDEALGLWHGVPLSGLPGPFAAAQRARLGEVRLATIERRAEIVLESGGHHELVAELTALTREHPFRETLRGLLMRALARSDRRTEAIAVYADVRDRLVESSGTEPGPALRRLYEELLDKLAEPPAPRPAPPVRVTRFPVASLPDRTDVFVGRDAELALLREAVAGLLDGTGRSLWLEGEPGSGRTALLAEVLATAQEADVKPAFAAADALDQRFALRPLLDALGVHPRATDERRSDLAVRLSEQPGEDPVDGLLGLVRELCAEAPLVLAVDDLQWADDSTLRVWRYLSRETRDLPLLLVGACRPVPRLSALDDLRGELDADTTTVLALPPLAESATLELATELVGAPPGPGLQLLVSYAAGNPRYVREVVETLLAQSMIVLDGVHAHLDGNSCQNIPSPLGSRITLYLSFLSSGTRDTLRWAALLGREFSLSDIAVATERPPTSLVGAVDEAITSGVLVESGDRVAFRHPLLRRVLYEKTPAAMRVALHRQLAEAFATAGAPADRVAEQLAAAPAQVDPWVVGWLLENIGTVATETPRVAVDLLRHAVTQGALQQEARETLTATLARLLFWLGREPEAEARSVVARTSDSRRAAEMRWILAYIYYRRGDFAEATAEVKRTLDDVDVPEMWRGRHESLLTTLERLGDDPGAVLVPAGLHPLDDAALSVPNLDSLDEAAEPLDAARRLAATRAVPGEMHLAGAVHYYWLGRWPEALAELDAVIRDGAETASYVLRSPGSALLVHGVGALIAGHRGEPGQARTHLEAASRQQFPKGLEPDGGDFLLAARSLLAEQDGRPEEALAALLPLLEENYPPAARHQWLPDLVRLAGPLGDQQHAHQALRLLEPEGDVPPAHAAAAAHCRGLVTGDPEPVLTAAEHYRAAGRLLKQAKATEDAAILLAESDRLDDARTAFRAALTIYTGIGAVWDVRRAEARMQPFGIRRANSVRSRAAGE from the coding sequence ATGTCGGCTGCGGACAGCGCCGCACCGAGACTCCAGCTGCTGGGTCCCGTACAAGCTTGGCGAGGCGACACAGAGCTCGACCTCGGCTCCGCGCACCGGCGCACGGTCCTCGCCGCACTGGCGATGAACCCCAACCGCACGGTCTCGCGCGAGGAGCTGATCGACGCCGTCTGGGGCGAGGCGCCCCCGCAGAGCGCGCAGGGTTCGATCTACACCTACGTCTCCGGGCTGCGGCGCTCGCTCGAGCCCGGCCGCGCCAAGGGCGAGGGCCCGCAGCTGCTCGCGTCGATCGGGTCCGGCTACTCCCTCTGCCTGGACGCCGAGGCGATCGACGTCCACCGCTTCGAGGCCCTGCGCGAGCAGGCCCAGCGCCGGCAGTCCGCCGGCGACCTGCGCGGCGCGCGCGAAACCCTCGACGAAGCCCTGGGCCTCTGGCACGGCGTCCCGCTGTCCGGGCTGCCCGGGCCGTTCGCGGCCGCCCAGCGCGCCCGGCTCGGCGAGGTGCGGCTGGCGACGATCGAACGCCGCGCCGAGATCGTGCTGGAGTCCGGCGGGCACCACGAGCTCGTCGCCGAGCTGACCGCGCTGACCCGCGAGCACCCCTTCCGCGAGACGCTGCGCGGCCTGCTCATGCGCGCGCTGGCCCGGTCCGACCGCCGGACCGAGGCGATCGCGGTGTACGCCGACGTCCGCGACAGGCTGGTCGAGTCGTCGGGCACCGAGCCGGGCCCGGCGCTGCGGCGATTGTACGAAGAACTGCTGGACAAGCTCGCCGAGCCGCCGGCCCCGAGGCCGGCGCCGCCCGTCCGCGTGACACGGTTCCCGGTCGCGTCACTTCCGGACCGCACGGACGTCTTCGTCGGCCGGGACGCCGAGCTGGCGCTGCTGCGCGAGGCCGTCGCCGGCCTGCTCGACGGCACCGGCCGGTCGCTGTGGCTGGAAGGCGAACCGGGCAGCGGCCGGACCGCGCTGCTGGCCGAAGTGCTCGCCACGGCGCAGGAAGCCGACGTGAAGCCCGCGTTCGCCGCCGCCGACGCGCTGGATCAGCGGTTCGCGCTGCGGCCGTTGCTCGACGCGCTGGGCGTGCACCCGCGGGCCACCGACGAGCGCCGCTCGGACCTCGCCGTCCGCCTCTCCGAGCAACCCGGCGAAGACCCGGTCGACGGCTTGCTCGGCCTCGTCCGCGAGCTGTGCGCGGAGGCGCCGCTGGTGCTCGCGGTCGACGACCTGCAGTGGGCGGACGACTCGACGTTGCGCGTCTGGCGGTACCTGAGCCGGGAGACGCGGGACCTGCCGCTGCTGCTCGTCGGCGCGTGCCGGCCGGTGCCGCGGCTGTCCGCGCTCGACGACCTGCGCGGCGAGCTGGACGCCGACACCACCACCGTGCTCGCGCTGCCGCCGCTGGCCGAGAGCGCCACGCTCGAGCTCGCCACCGAGCTGGTGGGCGCGCCGCCGGGGCCCGGGCTGCAGCTGCTGGTGTCGTACGCGGCCGGGAACCCGCGCTACGTCCGCGAAGTCGTCGAGACGCTGCTGGCGCAGTCGATGATCGTGCTCGACGGCGTGCACGCGCACCTGGACGGCAACTCGTGCCAGAACATCCCGTCCCCGCTGGGGTCGCGGATCACGCTGTACCTGAGCTTCCTCTCCAGCGGCACGCGCGACACCCTGCGCTGGGCCGCGCTGCTGGGCCGCGAGTTCTCGCTGTCCGACATCGCGGTCGCCACCGAGCGGCCGCCGACGTCGCTCGTGGGCGCGGTCGACGAGGCGATCACCTCCGGCGTGCTCGTCGAGTCCGGTGACCGGGTGGCGTTCCGGCACCCGTTGCTGCGCCGCGTGCTCTACGAAAAGACCCCCGCGGCGATGCGCGTCGCGCTGCACCGGCAGCTGGCCGAGGCCTTCGCGACGGCGGGCGCGCCCGCGGACCGCGTCGCCGAGCAGCTCGCCGCGGCGCCGGCCCAGGTCGACCCGTGGGTCGTCGGCTGGCTGCTGGAGAACATCGGCACGGTCGCGACCGAAACCCCGCGCGTCGCGGTGGATCTGCTGCGTCACGCCGTCACGCAGGGGGCGCTGCAGCAGGAAGCGCGGGAGACGCTCACCGCGACGCTGGCCCGGCTGCTGTTTTGGCTCGGCCGCGAACCCGAGGCCGAGGCGCGCTCGGTCGTCGCGCGGACGTCCGACAGCAGGCGCGCGGCCGAGATGCGCTGGATCCTAGCCTACATCTACTACCGCCGCGGCGACTTCGCCGAGGCGACGGCCGAGGTGAAGCGGACCCTCGACGACGTGGACGTCCCGGAGATGTGGCGCGGGCGGCACGAGTCGCTGCTGACCACGCTGGAACGGCTGGGCGACGACCCGGGCGCGGTGCTGGTGCCGGCCGGGCTGCACCCTCTCGACGACGCGGCGCTGTCCGTGCCGAACCTCGACAGCCTCGACGAAGCCGCCGAGCCGCTCGACGCCGCCCGCCGGCTCGCCGCGACCCGCGCGGTGCCGGGCGAGATGCACCTGGCCGGCGCGGTGCACTACTACTGGCTGGGCCGCTGGCCGGAGGCGCTGGCCGAGCTGGACGCGGTGATCCGCGACGGCGCGGAAACCGCTTCCTACGTGTTGCGCAGCCCGGGTTCGGCGCTGCTCGTGCACGGCGTCGGCGCGCTGATCGCCGGGCACCGCGGCGAGCCGGGGCAGGCCCGGACGCACCTCGAAGCCGCGAGCCGGCAGCAGTTCCCGAAGGGGCTCGAACCCGACGGCGGCGACTTCCTGCTCGCGGCGCGGTCGCTGCTGGCCGAGCAGGACGGCCGGCCCGAAGAAGCGTTGGCCGCGCTCTTGCCGCTGCTGGAGGAGAACTACCCGCCGGCCGCGCGGCACCAGTGGCTGCCCGACCTCGTCCGGCTCGCCGGGCCGCTCGGCGACCAGCAGCACGCGCACCAGGCGTTGCGGCTGCTCGAACCCGAGGGCGACGTCCCGCCCGCGCACGCGGCCGCGGCCGCGCACTGCCGGGGCCTGGTCACGGGCGACCCGGAACCGGTCCTGACGGCGGCGGAGCACTACCGCGCGGCGGGCCGGCTGCTCAAGCAGGCCAAGGCCACCGAGGACGCGGCGATCCTGCTGGCCGAGTCGGACCGCCTGGACGACGCCCGCACGGCGTTCCGCGCCGCACTGACGATCTACACGGGCATCGGCGCGGTCTGGGACGTCCGGCGCGCGGAGGCCCGGATGCAGCCGTTCGGGATCCGCCGGGCCAACTCGGTCCGGTCGCGGGCCGCCGGCGAGTGA
- a CDS encoding BTAD domain-containing putative transcriptional regulator produces the protein MPGDADTGLRVGVLGPLRAWRGTAEIGLGPARQRAIFAVLAVNAGRPVPRAELIAGVWGDSAPASVEGSVHTYVSGLRRALEPDRSRWSASSVLVSETAGYSLLLDDDALDAAVFERHRERAQRHLDDGDPRAAVTELDAALALWQGEALSGVPGEFAERHREYLAELRLATLEQRAEALLALGGHLDLAPELAVLAGENPLRESLRESLMLALYRSGRHGDALDVFRDARTTLIGELGVEPGPALQRLQQQILAQDPALDAPAVVAPPAPVPAPRHRLFGRETETARLAELVTDVRAGRGRAVWIEGEAGIGKSELLADSLTGGPGFQLLWAAADELSTRFPLQVMMECLEIDAHSPDPRRARVAKELAGEGPVRRSWGPADPVLGAVDRLLVLVDELCAQTPQVLVVDDLQWADEASVLVWHRLCAATRQLPLLLVAATRPAPDRAELAQLRRGVQARDGVVLDLTPLSGDDVGRLIEDQIGAVPGPGLRELAARGAGNPLYVKEMVDVLLRAGAVEVTGGEADVDDPEEFEAPRSLVAAVDRRLDFLPARTQEVLRWGALLGMEFAVGDIAAVLGSRPSDLLEPLEEAVAANVLIDTGTQLAFRHPLLRQALYNRLLPGTRAALHRQAAEALARIGAPVKRVAEQLVAAPATVDEWVLDWLAGHHAAVSNRAPLIAVELLERALADGASDDPRREVLLVALVKVLFRLERNPETLAQQALEAATEPDAVEEMRHVLAALRHRRGDTEGAVATLGASADDPAVPELWRVRHRQLLANFRRGDLSDLDTAEKAAHETKGQAGGDRYLTAHALQSLWLVDSVRREHDSALEHIDAAIEAVGDEHELADLHLDLLDNRVFTLQNLDRLAEAGEALRTAGDVAARHAMPVGLQVSVAVHRYWDGSWDEALVELDTVTEDGPAITFYGLREPGPAALLLHGVAALIAGRRDDRAQAAAHLDAAEEYAPATGAERESFDFLLVADALAAEQRGDRVRALRILEPILNPTYAQMMLRHQWLPAFVRLAMEQDDRDRAVRALDVCDEEAAKERRPARALAAASWCRGLIEEDPSPVLDTAEHFRSVGRRPELASALEDAAVLLARAGRLDAAQAAYEEAAELYTALSARWDLRRAETRLRRLGVRRGAMFSPIRPGHGWESLTPIEVRIASLVAEGRSNPDIAAELSLPRRTVQAHVARLLGKLETPSRSGVADAFRQRS, from the coding sequence ATGCCAGGGGATGCGGACACCGGTCTGCGAGTGGGCGTGCTCGGCCCGCTGCGGGCCTGGCGCGGGACGGCCGAGATCGGCCTCGGCCCCGCTCGTCAGCGCGCGATCTTCGCCGTGCTCGCGGTCAACGCCGGCCGCCCCGTCCCGCGTGCCGAGCTGATCGCCGGCGTCTGGGGCGATTCCGCCCCCGCGAGCGTCGAAGGCAGCGTCCACACCTACGTCTCCGGCCTGCGCCGGGCGCTGGAACCAGACCGGTCGCGCTGGTCGGCGTCGAGCGTCCTGGTGTCGGAAACGGCCGGGTACTCGCTGCTGCTCGACGACGACGCGCTCGACGCGGCTGTGTTCGAGCGTCACCGCGAGCGCGCGCAGCGGCACCTCGACGACGGCGACCCGCGGGCCGCCGTCACCGAGCTGGACGCGGCCTTGGCGCTCTGGCAGGGCGAAGCGCTTTCCGGCGTCCCGGGCGAGTTCGCCGAGCGGCACCGCGAGTACCTCGCCGAGCTGCGGCTGGCCACCCTGGAACAGCGGGCCGAGGCCCTGCTCGCGCTCGGCGGCCACCTCGACCTGGCGCCCGAGCTGGCCGTGCTGGCCGGGGAGAACCCGCTGCGGGAGTCCTTGCGCGAGTCGCTCATGCTCGCGCTCTACCGCAGCGGCCGCCACGGTGACGCCCTCGACGTCTTCCGCGACGCCCGCACCACGCTGATCGGCGAGCTGGGCGTCGAACCCGGGCCGGCGTTGCAGCGGCTGCAGCAGCAGATCCTCGCCCAGGACCCGGCCCTCGACGCGCCCGCGGTGGTCGCGCCGCCCGCGCCCGTTCCGGCGCCGCGGCACCGGCTTTTCGGCCGGGAGACAGAAACCGCGCGGCTCGCGGAGCTCGTCACCGACGTCCGGGCCGGGCGCGGCCGCGCCGTCTGGATCGAGGGCGAAGCCGGGATCGGCAAGTCCGAGCTGCTCGCCGACTCGCTGACCGGCGGCCCGGGTTTCCAGCTGCTGTGGGCGGCCGCCGACGAGCTGAGCACCCGCTTCCCGCTGCAGGTCATGATGGAGTGCCTGGAGATCGACGCACACTCCCCCGACCCGCGGCGCGCGCGGGTGGCGAAGGAGCTCGCGGGCGAGGGCCCGGTGCGACGCAGCTGGGGCCCGGCCGACCCGGTGCTCGGCGCCGTCGACCGGCTGCTGGTCCTGGTCGACGAGCTGTGCGCGCAGACGCCGCAGGTGCTGGTGGTCGACGACCTGCAGTGGGCCGACGAGGCGTCCGTGCTGGTCTGGCACCGGCTCTGCGCGGCGACGCGGCAGCTCCCCCTGCTGCTGGTGGCCGCGACCCGGCCGGCGCCGGACCGCGCCGAGCTCGCCCAGCTGCGCCGCGGCGTCCAGGCGCGCGACGGCGTGGTGCTCGACCTCACGCCGTTGAGCGGCGACGACGTCGGCCGCCTCATCGAGGACCAGATCGGCGCGGTACCCGGGCCCGGCCTGCGTGAGCTGGCCGCTCGTGGTGCGGGAAACCCGTTGTACGTCAAGGAGATGGTCGACGTCCTGCTGCGCGCCGGCGCGGTCGAGGTGACCGGCGGCGAGGCCGACGTCGACGATCCCGAGGAGTTCGAGGCGCCGCGGTCGCTGGTCGCCGCGGTCGACCGGCGGCTCGACTTCCTGCCCGCGCGGACGCAGGAGGTGCTGCGCTGGGGCGCGTTGCTGGGCATGGAGTTCGCCGTCGGCGACATCGCCGCGGTGCTCGGCTCCCGGCCGTCGGACCTGCTGGAGCCGCTGGAAGAAGCCGTCGCGGCGAACGTGCTCATCGACACCGGCACCCAGCTCGCGTTCCGGCACCCCTTGCTGCGCCAGGCGTTGTACAACCGGCTGCTGCCCGGGACGCGCGCGGCGCTGCACCGGCAGGCGGCCGAGGCGCTGGCCCGGATCGGCGCGCCGGTCAAGCGGGTCGCCGAGCAGCTGGTGGCCGCACCGGCCACAGTGGACGAATGGGTGCTCGACTGGCTGGCCGGGCACCACGCGGCCGTCTCGAACCGGGCGCCGCTGATCGCCGTCGAGCTGCTCGAACGCGCGCTGGCCGACGGCGCGAGCGACGACCCGCGCCGGGAGGTCCTGCTCGTCGCGCTGGTCAAGGTGCTGTTCCGGCTGGAGCGCAACCCGGAAACCCTGGCGCAGCAAGCACTCGAAGCCGCCACCGAGCCCGACGCCGTCGAAGAGATGCGGCACGTGCTCGCGGCCCTGCGGCACCGCCGCGGGGACACCGAAGGCGCGGTCGCGACGCTCGGCGCGTCGGCCGACGACCCGGCCGTGCCGGAGCTCTGGCGCGTCCGGCACCGGCAGCTGCTGGCGAACTTCCGCCGCGGCGATCTGTCCGATTTGGACACTGCCGAGAAGGCGGCGCACGAGACGAAGGGGCAGGCCGGCGGCGACCGCTACCTCACCGCGCACGCGCTGCAGTCGCTCTGGCTGGTGGACTCGGTGCGCCGCGAGCACGACAGCGCGCTCGAGCACATCGACGCGGCGATCGAGGCCGTCGGCGACGAGCACGAACTGGCCGACCTGCACCTCGACCTGCTCGACAACCGCGTCTTCACGCTGCAGAACCTCGACCGGCTCGCCGAGGCGGGCGAAGCGCTGCGCACGGCGGGCGACGTCGCGGCGCGGCACGCGATGCCGGTCGGGCTGCAGGTTTCCGTCGCGGTGCACCGGTACTGGGACGGGAGCTGGGACGAGGCGCTGGTCGAGCTGGACACCGTCACCGAAGACGGCCCGGCGATCACGTTCTACGGCCTGCGCGAACCCGGCCCGGCGGCGTTGCTCCTGCACGGCGTCGCGGCGCTGATCGCCGGAAGGCGCGACGACCGCGCCCAGGCGGCGGCCCACCTGGACGCGGCGGAGGAGTACGCCCCGGCGACCGGTGCCGAGCGCGAGAGCTTCGACTTCCTGCTGGTCGCCGACGCCCTCGCGGCCGAGCAGCGCGGCGACCGGGTGCGGGCGCTGCGGATCCTCGAGCCGATCCTGAACCCGACGTACGCGCAGATGATGCTGCGCCACCAGTGGCTCCCGGCGTTCGTCCGGCTGGCGATGGAGCAGGACGACCGCGACCGCGCGGTGCGGGCGCTGGACGTCTGCGACGAGGAGGCGGCGAAGGAACGCCGGCCGGCACGGGCGCTCGCCGCGGCGTCGTGGTGCCGCGGCCTGATCGAGGAGGACCCGAGCCCGGTGCTCGACACGGCGGAGCACTTCCGCTCGGTCGGCCGCCGCCCGGAACTGGCGTCGGCGCTGGAGGACGCGGCCGTGCTGCTGGCTCGCGCGGGCCGGCTGGACGCGGCCCAGGCGGCGTACGAGGAGGCGGCCGAGCTGTACACGGCGTTGTCGGCCCGCTGGGACCTGCGCCGTGCGGAGACGCGCTTGCGCCGCCTGGGCGTCCGCCGCGGGGCGATGTTCTCGCCGATCCGCCCGGGCCACGGCTGGGAGTCCCTCACGCCGATCGAGGTCCGCATCGCGAGCCTGGTCGCGGAGGGCCGCTCGAACCCGGACATCGCGGCGGAGCTGTCGCTGCCTCGACGTACGGTCCAGGCCCACGTGGCGAGGCTGCTGGGCAAGCTGGAGACGCCGTCACGGTCTGGGGTCGCGGACGCTTTCCGCCAGCGTTCTTGA
- a CDS encoding GH1 family beta-glucosidase — protein MTEFPAGFRWGAATASYQVEGGVTEGGRGPSIWDTFAATEGKVLGGASGEVACDHYHRYPEDVGLLAGLGLGAYRFSVAWPRVMPDGVTTSAAGLGFYDRLVDELLSRDVTPVLTLYHWDLPQALEDAGGWPARDTAFRFAEYAAVVHDALGDRVDQWTTINEPFCAAFLGYGSGVHAPGVQDHDTALVAAHHLLLGHGLATRALTEQARPGHEFSLALNFAPAIADGSSPAHVEAARKFDGIHNRFFLDPVLGQGYPADVVADVAHHGGRFAAAVRDGDTDTIAAAVDWLGVNYYAPARVTPLADPLAPGNCPLPGLRGLDVLPARPPLTAFGWEQSPETLTSLLSWISTRSGGLPLVVAENGASFVDEVVDGRVHDAARVAYLDSHVRAVYAAIVGGADVRGYFAWSLLDNFEWAMGYSQRFGLVHVDFETQVRTVKDSGRFLGRIATANALPDSRTLAESVRDPRP, from the coding sequence GTGACGGAGTTTCCGGCGGGTTTCCGGTGGGGCGCGGCGACCGCGTCCTACCAGGTCGAGGGCGGCGTCACCGAAGGCGGCCGGGGACCGTCCATCTGGGACACCTTCGCGGCCACCGAGGGCAAGGTCCTCGGCGGCGCGTCCGGCGAGGTCGCCTGCGACCACTACCACCGCTACCCCGAGGACGTCGGCCTGCTGGCCGGCCTGGGCCTCGGGGCGTACCGCTTCTCGGTGGCGTGGCCGCGGGTCATGCCGGACGGCGTGACGACGTCCGCTGCCGGTCTGGGCTTCTACGACCGGCTGGTCGACGAGCTGCTGAGCCGCGACGTCACGCCGGTGCTGACGCTGTACCACTGGGACCTGCCGCAGGCGCTGGAGGACGCGGGCGGCTGGCCGGCGCGGGACACGGCGTTCCGGTTCGCGGAGTACGCGGCGGTGGTCCACGACGCGCTCGGCGACCGCGTCGACCAGTGGACGACGATCAACGAGCCGTTCTGCGCGGCCTTCCTGGGTTACGGCAGCGGCGTGCACGCGCCGGGCGTCCAGGACCACGACACGGCGCTGGTCGCGGCGCACCACCTGCTGCTCGGCCACGGCCTGGCGACCCGCGCGTTGACGGAGCAGGCGCGGCCGGGCCACGAGTTCTCGCTGGCGCTGAACTTCGCCCCGGCCATCGCGGACGGCTCGTCACCGGCCCACGTCGAAGCGGCGCGGAAGTTCGACGGCATCCACAACCGGTTCTTCCTCGACCCGGTGCTGGGCCAGGGCTACCCCGCGGACGTCGTGGCGGACGTCGCGCACCACGGCGGCCGCTTCGCCGCGGCGGTCCGGGACGGCGACACGGACACCATCGCGGCGGCCGTCGACTGGCTCGGGGTCAACTACTACGCCCCGGCGCGGGTGACACCGCTCGCGGACCCGTTGGCGCCCGGCAACTGCCCGTTGCCGGGCTTGCGGGGCCTGGACGTGCTCCCGGCTCGGCCGCCGCTGACGGCGTTCGGCTGGGAGCAGTCACCCGAGACGCTGACTTCGCTCCTGAGCTGGATTTCCACCCGCTCCGGCGGGCTGCCGCTGGTGGTGGCCGAGAACGGTGCGTCCTTTGTGGACGAAGTGGTCGACGGCCGGGTCCACGACGCCGCCCGCGTCGCGTACCTCGACTCCCACGTCCGCGCGGTCTACGCCGCGATCGTCGGTGGCGCGGACGTGCGCGGCTACTTCGCGTGGTCCCTGCTGGACAACTTCGAGTGGGCGATGGGCTACTCACAACGCTTCGGCCTGGTCCACGTCGACTTCGAAACGCAGGTCCGGACGGTCAAGGACTCGGGGCGCTTCCTGGGGCGGATCGCCACGGCCAACGCTCTGCCAGACTCAAGAACGCTGGCGGAAAGCGTCCGCGACCCCAGACCGTGA
- a CDS encoding carbohydrate ABC transporter permease codes for MTARRRPGAWVYALLIGVLGASVFPLYWSFVVSTRDNSAIGETSPLLLPGGHLFENVRRVFDTVDFWLAIGNSLIVSSTVMVSNVVLASLAGFAFARLRFPGRDTLFLLVVGSAMVPAQLGVIPLYLVVGDLGWYGRLEAVIVPGLVSAFSVFWMRQACENAISADLVDAATVDGCSILRTYWHVAVPSLRPQAAVLAMLTFMATWNDYFWPLVVLDPNETPTVQVALSQLASGYYTDYALMLTGATVGVLPVIAAFLLLGRYVVRGILRGAPV; via the coding sequence GTGACGGCCAGGCGGCGGCCGGGCGCCTGGGTCTACGCCCTGCTGATCGGCGTGCTCGGCGCGTCGGTGTTCCCGCTGTACTGGTCGTTCGTGGTGTCCACAAGGGACAACTCGGCGATCGGGGAGACGTCGCCGCTGCTGCTGCCGGGCGGGCACCTCTTCGAGAACGTGCGCCGGGTCTTCGACACCGTCGACTTCTGGCTCGCGATCGGCAACTCGCTGATCGTCTCGAGCACGGTGATGGTGTCGAACGTGGTGCTGGCCAGCCTGGCCGGGTTCGCCTTCGCGCGGTTGCGGTTCCCCGGCCGCGACACGCTGTTCCTGCTCGTCGTCGGCTCGGCGATGGTGCCGGCGCAGCTCGGCGTGATCCCGCTCTACCTCGTCGTCGGCGACCTCGGCTGGTACGGCCGGCTCGAAGCGGTGATCGTGCCCGGGCTGGTCAGCGCGTTCAGCGTGTTCTGGATGCGGCAGGCCTGCGAGAACGCGATCAGCGCCGACCTCGTCGACGCCGCGACCGTCGACGGCTGCTCGATCCTGCGCACCTACTGGCACGTCGCGGTGCCGTCGTTGCGCCCGCAGGCTGCGGTGCTCGCGATGCTGACGTTCATGGCGACGTGGAACGACTACTTCTGGCCGCTGGTGGTACTCGACCCCAACGAGACACCGACCGTGCAGGTCGCGCTGTCGCAGCTGGCCAGCGGGTACTACACGGACTACGCGCTGATGCTGACCGGGGCGACGGTGGGCGTGCTGCCCGTCATCGCGGCGTTCCTGCTGCTCGGCCGGTACGTCGTCCGGGGGATCCTGAGAGGGGCGCCAGTGTGA